In the genome of Streptomyces sp. P3, the window CGTCCTGCCGGCGACACACGGCCTCGCCCTGCTCCACCGTCATCGGCCGCGCATAGAGGTACCCCTGGCCGAACCGGCACCCGATGTCTGCCAGCACCTCCCGCTGTGCCGGCTCCTCGATGCCCTCGGCGATCACCTCGAGGCCGAGTGTGTCGGCGAGGCGGATGATCCCCTCGACCAGCGCCACCTGCCGGCCATCGCGCGTGATGTCGTCGATGAACGTCTTGTCGATCTTGAGTACGTCGACGGGGAACTCCTTGAGGTAGCGCAGCGACGAGAATCCGCTGCCGAAGTCGTCGACCGCGATGCGTACCCCGAGGTCCTTCAGCGCCAGGACGAGCGCGTCGATCTCGGTGTCCCGCTGCATGAGCACCGACTCGGTGATCTCCAGCAGCAGCGTGCCCGGGACGAGACCGGGGGTGGCGAGAGCGCCGCGCACCTCGTCGTAGAACTCCGTGCCGTGCCACTGCCGGGCGGACACGTTGACGCTGACGTACGGCGCCGTCGACCGCCGGGCGCTGCGCTGCAGCCACGCGATGTCGGATGTGGCGTGATCCAGCACCCAGGCGCCCAGAGGGGAGATCTGCCCGCTCTCCTCGGCGAGTGGGATGAACTGGTCCGGCGGGACCAGGCCGTACCGCAGGTGCGGCCAGCGGACCAGGGCCTCGAAGCCGACGACGTCGCCTGCGGTGATGTCCACCACCGGCTGGTAGCGCAGGGTGAACTCCTCTCTGCTGACCGCGTCGTTCAGCCGTGCCTGGAGTTCGTGCCGCTCCACCATGCGCACGCGCTGCTGGGGCCGGAAGCGACGCCACTGGCGCTTCCCGGCGGCCTTGGCCGCGTACAGGGCCAGATCGGCGAGCGCCAGCAGCTCCTCCGCGTCCGTGCTGTCCTTGGCCGTGGCCACACCCACGCTGGCCGAGACGCTCACCGAATCGCTGGCCAGCTGGAAGGGCTGATTGAGCGTCTGGATCACCTGCGCGGCCAGGAGTTCGGCGTCGAGGGGCTGCTTCACGTCCTCCATCAGTACCGCGAACTCGTCGCCGCCCAGCCGGGCGGCGGTGTCGCTGCGGCGCAGCATCCTCGACAGGCGCTCGCCCACGGCGCCCAGGAGCCGGTCGCCGACCGAGTGGCCCAGCGTGTCGTTGACGTTCTTGAAGTTGTCCAGGTCGATGAAGAGCAGACAGGTGACGGCCGGATCCCGGCGGGCGCGCAGCAGTGCGCGCTCGGTCCGCTCCAGCAGCAGGGTCCGGTTGGGCAGCCCGGTCAGGGGGTCGTGGAAGGCCCGTTGGGTGAGTTCGTGCTCCAGCCTGCGCTGTTCGGTGACGTCCCGGAGTGTGACGATCAGGCCGCCCACGGTGATGTCGTGCCGCAGGTCGCGGCATCGCACGTCCACCTCGATGCGGTCCGTGCCCTCGGCGCCCTCGGTGTCGTCCGTGTCCTCCGCTGCCGGGGTCACCCACCAGTTGTCGTGGACTTCCTGTTGCCCCTCGCCGCGCAGAGCCGTCATGGTCCGGTCCACCCGGACCCGGTCCCGGGGGTCCACCAGTTCCCGCAGCCGCGTACCGATCAGCTCGACGCGGCCGAACACGGCACGCGCCGACGGACTGGCGTAGCGGACGGTCGTGTCCTCGTTGACGATGAGGATGACGTCCGAGGCGTTGTGCACCAGGGTGCGGAAGTACGCCTCACTCTCCTTGTGGATGATTTCCTGCCGGAGGGCGAGACGTTCCGTCGCCAGCCCCGCATGCGAGGCGAGGATCCCCAGCGAGTCGCGTATCTCGGTGAGCTGACGCTCGGCTCCCGCCGTCACCAGCACTCCCGAAAGCTCGCCGCCGGCCGGGCGGGCCGGCTGGACCAGGGGGCAGAGCAGCGCCATGGGCAGCCCCCCGAGCCGT includes:
- a CDS encoding putative bifunctional diguanylate cyclase/phosphodiesterase, with amino-acid sequence MLLSHRLMAAHVALAGVATSLYMTFPELRAPLWAVIGLGGGVAVATGVRIHRPAHRGPWRLLAAGMLAFAAGDAFSHARETYFHASQPFPSPSDACYLAVYPLVAAGLLGLVRHRRADRDLSSLLDALIVAAGLALPVWVYLAEPSAESGDLTWLQRAIGIAYPLGDIVVLALLVRLLTPRPVSGRNGAVRLLALGTLTLLCLDIAYGILHPDGRWQTGTPLEAGGIVFCTAYGLAALHPSMAELTAPVSAARSVSSSLLPPWRRLLLLTGAALIAPAVLIRQELVGHTDDASVVAAFSVALCLLVILRLAMMIVAHRKIVVRERELRAASASLVAAVWPEDVARACDTTVGALFGPNVRHATMLLPGRDAQALYTHLGSTGTEHRDVTESAASSRHGPADAGRYRDVMVPVAALAPDITERLGGLPMALLCPLVQPARPAGGELSGVLVTAGAERQLTEIRDSLGILASHAGLATERLALRQEIIHKESEAYFRTLVHNASDVILIVNEDTTVRYASPSARAVFGRVELIGTRLRELVDPRDRVRVDRTMTALRGEGQQEVHDNWWVTPAAEDTDDTEGAEGTDRIEVDVRCRDLRHDITVGGLIVTLRDVTEQRRLEHELTQRAFHDPLTGLPNRTLLLERTERALLRARRDPAVTCLLFIDLDNFKNVNDTLGHSVGDRLLGAVGERLSRMLRRSDTAARLGGDEFAVLMEDVKQPLDAELLAAQVIQTLNQPFQLASDSVSVSASVGVATAKDSTDAEELLALADLALYAAKAAGKRQWRRFRPQQRVRMVERHELQARLNDAVSREEFTLRYQPVVDITAGDVVGFEALVRWPHLRYGLVPPDQFIPLAEESGQISPLGAWVLDHATSDIAWLQRSARRSTAPYVSVNVSARQWHGTEFYDEVRGALATPGLVPGTLLLEITESVLMQRDTEIDALVLALKDLGVRIAVDDFGSGFSSLRYLKEFPVDVLKIDKTFIDDITRDGRQVALVEGIIRLADTLGLEVIAEGIEEPAQREVLADIGCRFGQGYLYARPMTVEQGEAVCRRQDGDRAPPPG